The Horticoccus luteus DNA window CGACCGGCGGATCGATGCTTACGGCGATCTGACCAAGCGTTTTATCGACTGAGAATTTGCGGCGTCGGAACACCGGTGCGCGTGCGAACGCGTCCGGGCGGCCGCTGCAGACTCGCGTGCAACACTCCATGGCAACTCGAAACTCCCGGCCCCGAAAATCAACCGCCACGCCGGCCGCGCTCGGCTTTCGCATGCCGGCGGAATGGGCGCCGCAGGCGGCCGTCTGGTTGTCGTGGCCGCACAAGCGTGCTTCGTGGCCCGGACAGTTTCGGCCCGTGCCGTATGCGATGGCGAAGATCGTCGCCGAGATCTCGCGACGTGAGGACGTGCGGATCAACGCGGCGGCGGCGTTGCACGCACGAGCGAAACGGTTGTGCACCGCAGCCGGAGCAGACATGGCGCGGGTGACGTTTTACGATCATCCGACGAACGATGCGTGGTGTCGCGATCACGGCCCGATTTTCGTGAAGCACACGAAGACCGGGGAAGTGGCTTTGACCGACTGGCGCTACAATGCTTGGGGCGACAAATATCCGCCTTACGATTTGGATAACGAGATCCCACCGAGCATCGCGCGGGCGTTGGAATTGCGCCGGTTCGAGAACGACATGGTGCTCGAAGGCGGGTCGATCGACGTCAACGGGGAGGGGCTGCTGCTGACGAGCGAGCAATGCCTGTTGAACAAGAATCGCAACCCGCAGCTCACCCGCGAAGAGATCGAGCAGAACCTGCGCGATTTTCTGGGCGTGCAAACTGTGCTCTGGGTCGGCGATGGCATATTAGGCGACGACACGGACGGACACATTGACGACATCACGCGTTTCTTCCGCGCGGACGGTTTTATCACGTGTGTCGAAGCGAACCGGCGCGACGCCAATCACAAGATTCTCGAGGAGAATCTGGAGCGGTTGCGCGGTTTCCGGACGCCGGCGGGGAAGCGGTTTGAGATCGTCACACTGCCGATGCCGAAGCCGCTCGCGTTTCAGGGGCAGCGGGTGCCGGCGAGTTACGCGAATTTTCTGATCATCAATGGCGCGGTGCTGGTGCCGACGTTCCAACAAAAGAAGCGCGATGCGGAAGCGTGCGAGATCATCGGTGACTGTTTTCCCGGGCGCGAGGTCGTGCCGATCGACTGTTACCATTTGATTTGGGGCCTCGGGACCTTGCATTGTCTTTCGCAACAACAACCCGCCTGACCATGCGCGCCTTATCGTTTCTCAGTGTTTGCTGCATCGCTTTTTTGTATGCCGGCTGCGAATCGGTATCGAACCGTGTCGCGCAACGTTTCACACCGGCGACCCCGCAGGTGAGGGATTACGCCAAACCGGCGCGCGACGTGTTTGAGGCGGCGCAACAGGCTTTCAAAACGTTGGACTTCACCGTGACACGCGCGGGGCAGGCGCAGGGCATTATCGAGGCGCACAGCCGCTTGTTGCCCGGCGCGGATTTCGGGAGCCACCGGCAGTTCGTGTTCAAGGTGCGATTCACGTCGCTCGAGCCGGCGCTCACCCGGGTCTCGGCGGTGCTCCAGCGGGATGAAGATGATCGGACCGCCTCAGGAGCCAACAGCGAAGATTTAAGCGTACACGGGTTGTATGATTCGTTTTTCGCGGCGCTGCAGCAGGAGCTGGGCGGTGCGCAACCGGTGGTCGGTCCAGGGGACAACCCGGTGGCGCAAAAAGACTAACGGGAAAACGCGGCGCGGGTGGGGGACGGGTGCCGCGGATGGCGGCGACGGCGGCGGCGCGGCAGAATTTGCGCTTGCGAGGCGGCTTTGACGCTGGGACGCTGACCCTTCGCGGTAGTTTATTGGTCGAGCTGGCGTCGCCGCGATGCTCCCGCCAGTTCATTCGTTAGTCCAACCGTTAACCCACGGCTCCGCTTAATGGCGGAGTCATTTCCGGGGGAAGCGGCGCTCTGGAGCAGGCGTCGGTTTCGCCGGTTTCGCACATGAGTTCAGTAATGCAAGAGCTGCTCGCTCAATCGTCCTTCGACAAGTTGAAGGAAGGCGCGATTGTGCCGGGCGTCATCACCGAAATCCGCCAGAACGAAGTCGTCGTTGATATTGGCGGCAAGTCCGAGGCGCTGATCCCCGCGTCGGAATTCATCGACATCGGCGAGCTGCAAATCGGCTCAACGATCGAAGTCCTGCTCGAAAAGTTGGAGGACAAAGGCGGCAACCCCGTCGTTTCCTACGACAAAGCCGAGCAAAAGAAAAACTGGGACAACATCCTGACCCGCTTCCCGGAAGGCTCCGTCGCCACCGGCCGGGTGAAGGCCAAGGTCAAGGGCGGCCTGATCATCAGCATCGGCGTCGATGCGTTCATGCCCGCGTCGCACATCGACGTGCAGCCCCCGAAGAACCTCGATCAATACGTGGGCCAGACCTACGATTTCAAGGTTCTCAAAATCAATCTCGAGCGGAAGAACATCGTTCTGTCCCGCCGCGAGCTCATCGAGCAGCAACGCGCCGAAAAGCGCCGTGCCTTGCTCGAATCCATCCAGCCCGGTCAGGTCCGCAAGGGCGTGGTCAAGAACATCACCGATTTCGGTGCGTTCATCGATCTCGACGGCATGGACGGTCTCCTCCACATCACCGATATGTCGTGGGGCCGCATTTCCCACCCGAGCGAAATGCTCAAGCAGGGTGAAGAAGTGCAGGTCATGATCATCGAAGTGAACCGCGACAAAGAACGCGTTTCCCTCGGGCTCAAGCAGACCACGAAAAATCCGTGGGACGAGATCGATCGCAAATTCCCGGTCGGTGCGAAGGTCCACGGTAAAGTGGTCAACCTTGTGCCTTACGGCGCGTTTGTGGAAATCGAGCCCGGCGTCGAAGGCCTCGTGCACATCACCGAGATGTCTTGGACGAAGCGCATTTCGAAACCTTCCGAGCTCCTCAAAGTGGGTCAGGAAGTCGATGCGGTCGTTCTCGGCATCCAGAAGGACGAGCAAAAGATTTCGCTCGGCCTCCGCCAGCTCGAGCCGAATCCGTGGGACATGGTTCGCCATAACTACCCCATGGGTGCGCGCGTGCGCGGCAAGGTGCGCAACATGACCACCTACGGCGCTTTCATCGAACTCGAAGAAGGCATCGACGGCATGGTGCACGTCTCCGACATGAGCTGGACCCGCAAGGTCAATCACCCGTCGGAAGTCCTCAAGAAGGGCGACGAAGTCGACGCGATCGTGCTCGACGTGGATTCCAACCAGCAGCGCATCAGCCTTGGCATGAAGCAGCTCGCGCAGGATCCGTGGTCCGACATCGACGCCGTCTTCCGGATAGGCGACGTGGTGAAGGGCACCGTGACCAAGATCACCTCGTTCGGCGCCTTCGTGGAGCTGAAGGATGGCATCGATGGTTTGGTGCACATCTCGCAGATCAGCGAAGACCGCATCGACAAGGTGAAAGACGTCCTCAAGCCCGGTCAGGAAGTGACGGCGCGCGTGATCAAGATCGACCGCGACGAACGTCGCCTCGGCCTCTCGATCAAGGCGGCCAACTACTCCGATCAGGAACTCGCGGCGGAAACGGCCAGCTACGATGCGATGAACCGCAGCGGCGGCGCCGGCTCCGACATGATGAACCTCGGCGACATTCTCGACGAGGCCGCCAAGAAGGAGTAACGATCCACGACAGCTCGTGCGCCGTCCGGCGTGCGAGTGAAAATTCCCAGGCGCCCGGAGTAATCCGGGCGCCTTTTTTGCGTCTCCGCGTCGAGCGATGGAGAACGGCGCCGCCGGGCGGATCGGCAAAACAAAAACGCCGCCCGAGCAGAGGGCGGCGTTTAAAATTGGGTGCAGGGGCTGGATTTGAACCAGCGACCTTCAGGTTATGAGCCTGACGAGCTACCAGGCTGCTCCACCCTGCAACAAATGGGACGCGGAAGGTGCGTGCCGTGTTTTCCACTGTCAACGTGTTTTTAATTTTTTCCCCAATTCACTCTTGCCTCGCACGCAGCGCACCTCTGTTTTGGCCCGCTCCGCTTTTGGCGGAGTTCAATCAGTCAAACGTCACTAACCCACAACTCACGATCGCAAGGCGGCCCGTTGGCCGACCTGTGTCGGAAGCACATAGATCAACATGAATATCACACCTAAAGACCTGCTCGATGCCGGCGTCCATTTCGGACACCAGACCAAGCGCTGGAATCCGCGCTCCAAGCCGTTCGTTTTCGATCACCGGCAGGGTATCACCATCATCGACCTCGGCAAGACCTACGATGCCTTGCAGAAGGCGACGTCCTTCATCGAGGACACCGTGGCCAACGGCGGCAACGTGCTCTTTGTCGGCACCAAGCGTCAGGCCCAGGAAATCGTGCGTGAAGCGGCCAACGCCACCGGCATGCCGTTCTGCGTCGACCGCTGGCTCGGCGGCACCTTGACCAATTACGAGACGGTCAAGCGTTCGATCGCCAAGTTTAAGAAATATCAGCAGATGGAAACGAGCGGCGAACTCGCCAAGCTGTCCTCGAAAGAAGAGGCGTCCATCAAGCGCGAGATGACCCGCATGCGGCGTAATTTCAGCGGCATCGTCGACATGGGCGGCCTGCCGTCGGCGATGTTTGTGGTCGACGTCAGCCATGAGAAAATCGCGGTCGCCGAGGCGGCGCGTTCCGGCATTCCGTGCGCCGCGATCGTCGATACCAATTCCGACCCCAGCACGGTTTCGCATCCGATCCCGGGCAATGACGACGCGGTGAAATCCGTGCGCATCATCGTCGAAGCGATCACGGCGGCGGTCCAAAGCGGCCTCGCCCAGCGTGACACGCGCCGGGCGGCGCGGGGCGCCTCCGATCTGAAAGCGGCGACGGCAGCAGTCGCCGCGGCGGCGGGGATCGAGCCGACGGCCGAAGGAGAGGCGACCGCCGACCAAGCGGTCGAAACCTCCGAGGACGCCGAGACCGAAGTCACTGAGACCACGGTTGCCAAAAAGAAAACCACCCGCGCGAAGAAGGCGCCCGTCAAGGCCGAATAAACGGCCGAATTTTATTACATGAGCTCACCTATTTCCGCTCAAATGGTGGCCGATCTTCGCGAGAAGACCGGCGCCGGACTGCTCGACTGCAAAAAGGCTCTCACCGAGGCCAACGGCAACGTCGAGGAAGCCGTCACGATCCTGCGCAAGAAAGGCGCCGCTTCCGCGGCCAAGAAGGCCGATCGCATGACCAAGGAAGGCCTGATTCACAGCTACATTCACGTCGGCGGCAAAGTCGGCGTGTTGATCGAGGTGAATTGCGAGACCGACTTTGTGGCGCGCAACGAAGACTTCAAAGCGTTCGTCAACGACATCTGCCTGCAGATCGCGGCGGCCAACCCGCTTTACGTGAATCGTGAGCAGGTGCCGGAAGCTGACCTGCAAAAGGAACGCGACATCGCGGCCGCGCAGGTGCAGGGCAAGCCGCCCGCCGCCGTGCAAAAAATCGTGGAAGGCAAGATCGAGAAATATTTCTCCACGGTCTGCCTGCTCGATCAGCCGTTTGTGAAGTCGCCGGAGAAGATCGTTAAAGATCTTGTGACCGAAAAAATCACGAAGATCGGCGAGAACATCCAGCTCCGCCGTTTCACGCGCTACCAACTGGGCGCCTGAGCCAAACGCATTTGCGCTTTTGTCCACGCTTCACTCCTCTGGGGTGAAGCGTTTTTTATGCATGTGACTCGAAGCCAGATCATCCAGCGCGGATTCACCCACCGGTGCCCCAATTGCGGCGGCCGCACCCTGTTTCGGGCAGGAACGATGTTCAAAGTAAACCGTGCGTGCACCGCCTGCGGACTGCCGATCGAGCGCGATGAAGGTTCCTTTCTCGGCTCCATGGCGCTCAATTACGGGGTGACGGTGTTGGTATATCTGCTGCCGCTGGTCGTGCTGGGCGCCACGGGTGTGTTGAGCGCGAAGGTGGCACTGATCGCGGGCCTGGTCGGCGCGTTCGTCTTTCCGGCGCTTTTCTACCGCTCGTCGCGGAGTTGGTGGATCATGTGCTATTATTTTTTTCTGCCGCAGCATTTGCCGGCCAATCGCAGGGCAGTGCGTGCGGACGAAGATGAAAATATCTGAGCGGCGCCGGTAATTTCAGCTTCCGTTTTTTGGCCGCCGCCGTAGGTTGCGCGATTCCGGTTCGGAGAGGTGGCAGAGTGGTCTAACGCGCCTGACTCGAAATCAGGTGTGCCGCAAGGCACCGGGGGTTCGAATCCCTCCCTCTCCGCCAAGTCGATCCAGCCGGATGGACGAGAGGTTCATCAACGTGATTTTTGCAGGGCGTGATGAAGGATCTTCAGCAACGCTTCGGCGGAATAGGGCTTGGGCAGAAAATCGGTGATGCCTGCGGCCGCGACCTTTGCAATGTACCCATTGGCGTTGAGACCGCTGGCCGCCACAATCAGCACCCGGGGATTGATCCGTTTCAGCGCGACGATCAGCGTAGGACCATCCATCACCGGCATCATCATATCGGTGAGAACGACACTGATCTTGTCGCGATGCGTGGCGTAGATGCCGATGGCTTGGGCTCCATCTTCCGCCGTAAGCACGCGGTAGCCGAATGCCTCTAGTGTTTGCTGAGTAATGCTCAGAATAGACACCTCATCATCAACCACCAATACCACCTCGCCTTGGCCGCGGATCAGTGCGTCTCGGGCCGACGAGCCGGAAGACTGTTCGGCATCTTCGCGGACTTGGACCGGGAGGTAGATTTTGAACGAGGTTCCATGGCCGACTTCGCTGTAGACGTTGATGATCCCGCCATGGCTGCGAACAATACCCAGCGCCGTGGAAAGCCCCAAGCCGGTGCCGCGACCGGTTTCTTTCGTGGTATAAAACGGTTCGAATATGCGTTCGAGCACGTCGGGAGGCATACCGCATCCGGTATCTATAAAATTCAGGCAGACATATTGGCCGGCCGTCATTCCTGGGCTCATGACGGCATACTGTTCATCGATCTTCACCGCTTCCGCTTGGATAGTAATATCGCCGCCCGAAGGCATCGCGTCCCGCGCATTGACGGCCAGATTGAGGATGACCTGGTGCAATTGCGTCGGGTCGCCTGTGATGAGCGGCAAATCAAGGGGCAGCTTGGTGTGACAGCGAATATTTTTTGGAAAAGTAACCTCAATCAGGCTCTGAACATCGCGCACGATATGGTTGAGCTTAACGGCGATGCGCGCTCCTTCGACCCCGCGGGCGAACGATAAAACCTGTTTGACCAGATCGGTTCCGCGCCGGGCGCTTCGCTCGATGCTACCGATGACCATGGCAGTATTTTCGTTTTGAGGGCCCATGCGGAGTAATTCCACCCCCATCAAAATGGGAGAAAGCAGATTGTTAAGATCGTGGGCGATGCCGCCGGCCAAAGTGCCGATGCTTTCCATCCGCTGGGCCCGCAAAAATTGCTGCTCAATTTTCTTCTGGGCCGTGATGTCGACGTCGATCGTGAGAATGGACTCAATCTTGCCTTGGTCGTTCTTTTGACCGCGCCACTGCCCAGCGACGACGACGAGTTCTCCCGCTTTATTTTGCTTTTTTACTTCGCCACTCCAAGCGCCCTGCTGCTCGATTTGACGAATGGCTTCTTCGTACACGGAGGGCTCGGGCTGCAACAGTTCAATCAAAGACTTACCGATCGCCTCCTCTGCTCGCCAGCCGTACAGATGTTCCGCGCCTTTGCTCCAGAATTTAAGCCGGTGATTCGGATCTTGTACAATAATCGCCACAGGCGCCGCATCGATCAGGGCCGCCTGCTCCGACAGGCGCGCGTGATTGCGCCGGCGTTCGGTCACGTCTTGTGCCAGAGCCAGGCGCGCCGGTCGGCCGTTGAGCACGACCGGTTCGGAGGAAACCTCCACCGCAATAATGTCGCCCGATTTTTTGCGGTGCATGCGCAAGCCCCGCAAATGGCCCGCGTTGATGAGTTTTTTGGTCGAAGATTCTAGCTCCGACGAATCTTCCGGCGCGCGGATATCAAGCACTGTCATTTGCAGGAATTCATCCCGCGTATAGCCATAGTGGCCAATTGCAGCGTCGTTCACGTCAAGAAAGCGCAGCGTGGCCATGTTATAGGTCCACATCGGCAGCGGATTACTGACAAAGAGCAGGCGATATTGCTCTTCGGAACGACGCATTTGCTCCGTCGCCCTGATACGCTGCATCGACGCGGATAAGTTTTCCGCGACGATTTCCATGTTATGAAAGGCGGACTCGGTGAAAGCATCGACCTGTTGGGCGCCTACTTGGAGCAAACCCAGAGCAATCGGGCCGTCATGTAACGGAATCAACATCAAGGCGTGCACACCTGACTTCAGCGTCGCAACCGTGTCGACTCGCTCGTCCGGCCGGTCCGCCCGCCAGAAGATTGATTGAAGCGTGGTTAAGACGATGCTTGCAGGCCCTTCCGTCCGAGGGCGGCGTCCATGCAGGGTCGGCTCCAGCAGCCCTGTCGCCGCGAGACAGGCCAATTCGTCGCCTTCCACAAGTTCAATGGAAACTCCGTCGACGGTTAAGAAGTCAGTCACTCGTTTCACCACCAATTTCAGCAGGTCCTCTAACGAGATATTGCCGTGCGCGATCTCCTGGAGAATGCCGACGATTTTGATCAGATCCTCGTGCGAGCGGCTGAGCTCCAGTTCCGTTCGCTTGGCCTGATCGATATCCTGAACGGCGCCTTGGATTTTAGTAATTACGCCTTCTTGATTGCGCACGGCCTCTCCAGAGGTGGAGATCCAGATGCTCTTTCCAGTGGCGGCCGTGATTTGCAGCTCGAGTTCGAACGGATCTCCATGCTGGCGACACGACTCGATCGCCTGACGGATAACGGGCCGTGCTTCCGCCGCGTGATAGTTGATCACTTCGTCGAGCGTAGGCTGATGGCCCGGCGGTTGTCCGTGGAGCGCGCATACTTCCTCCGACCAATAGCAAAAGCGTTGGCCGAGCGAGAGGGACCAGGCACCGACTTTGGCCAAACGACCGGCCATCCTCATTTGCGAATGCTGTGAGCGGATCTTTTCTTCGGCCATTCTTCGATCGCGAACGTCATCGAAATAGCAAAGCAGGTAGGATTTCTCGTCGTGCGTGAAGGGAACGAGCCAGCAGTGCAGCCATATCTCG harbors:
- a CDS encoding DUF983 domain-containing protein, yielding MHVTRSQIIQRGFTHRCPNCGGRTLFRAGTMFKVNRACTACGLPIERDEGSFLGSMALNYGVTVLVYLLPLVVLGATGVLSAKVALIAGLVGAFVFPALFYRSSRSWWIMCYYFFLPQHLPANRRAVRADEDENI
- the rpsA gene encoding 30S ribosomal protein S1, which codes for MSSVMQELLAQSSFDKLKEGAIVPGVITEIRQNEVVVDIGGKSEALIPASEFIDIGELQIGSTIEVLLEKLEDKGGNPVVSYDKAEQKKNWDNILTRFPEGSVATGRVKAKVKGGLIISIGVDAFMPASHIDVQPPKNLDQYVGQTYDFKVLKINLERKNIVLSRRELIEQQRAEKRRALLESIQPGQVRKGVVKNITDFGAFIDLDGMDGLLHITDMSWGRISHPSEMLKQGEEVQVMIIEVNRDKERVSLGLKQTTKNPWDEIDRKFPVGAKVHGKVVNLVPYGAFVEIEPGVEGLVHITEMSWTKRISKPSELLKVGQEVDAVVLGIQKDEQKISLGLRQLEPNPWDMVRHNYPMGARVRGKVRNMTTYGAFIELEEGIDGMVHVSDMSWTRKVNHPSEVLKKGDEVDAIVLDVDSNQQRISLGMKQLAQDPWSDIDAVFRIGDVVKGTVTKITSFGAFVELKDGIDGLVHISQISEDRIDKVKDVLKPGQEVTARVIKIDRDERRLGLSIKAANYSDQELAAETASYDAMNRSGGAGSDMMNLGDILDEAAKKE
- a CDS encoding agmatine deiminase family protein, producing the protein MATRNSRPRKSTATPAALGFRMPAEWAPQAAVWLSWPHKRASWPGQFRPVPYAMAKIVAEISRREDVRINAAAALHARAKRLCTAAGADMARVTFYDHPTNDAWCRDHGPIFVKHTKTGEVALTDWRYNAWGDKYPPYDLDNEIPPSIARALELRRFENDMVLEGGSIDVNGEGLLLTSEQCLLNKNRNPQLTREEIEQNLRDFLGVQTVLWVGDGILGDDTDGHIDDITRFFRADGFITCVEANRRDANHKILEENLERLRGFRTPAGKRFEIVTLPMPKPLAFQGQRVPASYANFLIINGAVLVPTFQQKKRDAEACEIIGDCFPGREVVPIDCYHLIWGLGTLHCLSQQQPA
- the rpsB gene encoding 30S ribosomal protein S2, with translation MNITPKDLLDAGVHFGHQTKRWNPRSKPFVFDHRQGITIIDLGKTYDALQKATSFIEDTVANGGNVLFVGTKRQAQEIVREAANATGMPFCVDRWLGGTLTNYETVKRSIAKFKKYQQMETSGELAKLSSKEEASIKREMTRMRRNFSGIVDMGGLPSAMFVVDVSHEKIAVAEAARSGIPCAAIVDTNSDPSTVSHPIPGNDDAVKSVRIIVEAITAAVQSGLAQRDTRRAARGASDLKAATAAVAAAAGIEPTAEGEATADQAVETSEDAETEVTETTVAKKKTTRAKKAPVKAE
- the tsf gene encoding translation elongation factor Ts, which gives rise to MSSPISAQMVADLREKTGAGLLDCKKALTEANGNVEEAVTILRKKGAASAAKKADRMTKEGLIHSYIHVGGKVGVLIEVNCETDFVARNEDFKAFVNDICLQIAAANPLYVNREQVPEADLQKERDIAAAQVQGKPPAAVQKIVEGKIEKYFSTVCLLDQPFVKSPEKIVKDLVTEKITKIGENIQLRRFTRYQLGA
- a CDS encoding PAS domain S-box protein is translated as MNSALPNDSAGAADETLAKLMQQLADAEAALQNYIGKQVDAVSAPQSHPLLLAAAQRKPVNGQFLQGLSSQTLTSILDSFPAHIALLDAHGRILVVNEAWRTFGRANGLQMPDFGLGADYLKICDLATDPHAAEAPAVARGIRAVMEGTMAGFSIEYPCQTPAQTMWFRLVVSPVDAGDRARVVVMHVDITERHRTEIQLREQEQGQRRLAQRLAEAQAVGKVGSWETDIATMTVVWSEETHRIFGTRPDQFQPTHADFLALVHPHDRQRVDDALRSSFTTADRHSIEHRILLRNGRTKMVEEIWRVQFDDADAPVRAVGTCQDITQRKETERLAEEALRFSQTLFASSPLAIIVCKASGEIVMANDASAQVLGAPDVAALKSQNFHSIEVWKQTELPAAALTVLTTGQTTDLEIRSLNSFGREIWLHCWLVPFTHDEKSYLLCYFDDVRDRRMAEEKIRSQHSQMRMAGRLAKVGAWSLSLGQRFCYWSEEVCALHGQPPGHQPTLDEVINYHAAEARPVIRQAIESCRQHGDPFELELQITAATGKSIWISTSGEAVRNQEGVITKIQGAVQDIDQAKRTELELSRSHEDLIKIVGILQEIAHGNISLEDLLKLVVKRVTDFLTVDGVSIELVEGDELACLAATGLLEPTLHGRRPRTEGPASIVLTTLQSIFWRADRPDERVDTVATLKSGVHALMLIPLHDGPIALGLLQVGAQQVDAFTESAFHNMEIVAENLSASMQRIRATEQMRRSEEQYRLLFVSNPLPMWTYNMATLRFLDVNDAAIGHYGYTRDEFLQMTVLDIRAPEDSSELESSTKKLINAGHLRGLRMHRKKSGDIIAVEVSSEPVVLNGRPARLALAQDVTERRRNHARLSEQAALIDAAPVAIIVQDPNHRLKFWSKGAEHLYGWRAEEAIGKSLIELLQPEPSVYEEAIRQIEQQGAWSGEVKKQNKAGELVVVAGQWRGQKNDQGKIESILTIDVDITAQKKIEQQFLRAQRMESIGTLAGGIAHDLNNLLSPILMGVELLRMGPQNENTAMVIGSIERSARRGTDLVKQVLSFARGVEGARIAVKLNHIVRDVQSLIEVTFPKNIRCHTKLPLDLPLITGDPTQLHQVILNLAVNARDAMPSGGDITIQAEAVKIDEQYAVMSPGMTAGQYVCLNFIDTGCGMPPDVLERIFEPFYTTKETGRGTGLGLSTALGIVRSHGGIINVYSEVGHGTSFKIYLPVQVREDAEQSSGSSARDALIRGQGEVVLVVDDEVSILSITQQTLEAFGYRVLTAEDGAQAIGIYATHRDKISVVLTDMMMPVMDGPTLIVALKRINPRVLIVAASGLNANGYIAKVAAAGITDFLPKPYSAEALLKILHHALQKSR